One Vitis vinifera cultivar Pinot Noir 40024 chromosome 8, ASM3070453v1 genomic window carries:
- the LOC100250284 gene encoding tRNA-uridine aminocarboxypropyltransferase A — translation MDLEGELTRLDLSDADAASSSGVDGGSESRRRICDNCSRPENVCLCGSLPSEPISTATQIVILHHPHEHRHKLSTVPILTKCLLNTHTIVGRRLRHGSSAMLDSLHSSSSTDQLPRAIYLFPGPTSTHISQLNPKPGTVLILFDATWKHAKEMVDASAEYLSTFAIRACLDCDFGETGGSIFDSELILRKEPFRGCVSTMEAAARALRFLEPNGPEIESRLLNVLREMVKFQASHLKPMKPRPKLLKKGQPKKE, via the coding sequence ATGGACCTAGAAGGTGAACTTACCCGCCTCGATCTCTCCGACGCCGACGCCGCCTCTTCCTCCGGCGTCGACGGTGGGTCAGAATCTCGGAGGCGAATATGCGACAACTGTAGCCGACCCGAGAACGTTTGCCTATGTGGCTCACTCCCTTCTGAACCCATCTCCACCGCCACCCAAATCGTGATCCTCCACCACCCCCACGAGCACCGCCACAAGCTCTCCACTGTCCCAATCCTCACCAAATGCCTCCTCAACACCCACACAATCGTCGGCCGCCGCCTCCGCCACGGCTCTTCCGCTATGCTCGACTCCCTCCACTCCTCCTCCTCCACCGACCAATTACCTCGCGCCATCTACCTCTTCCCTGGCCCCACTTCCACCCACATTTCCCAGTTAAACCCGAAGCCCGGTACCGTGCTAATCCTTTTCGACGCCACCTGGAAGCACGCTAAAGAAATGGTGGACGCGAGCGCAGAGTATTTGTCCACCTTTGCAATAAGGGCCTGTTTAGATTGCGATTTTGGAGAAACCGGCGGAAGCATATTCGATTCGGAGTTGATTCTCCGGAAAGAACCCTTTCGTGGCTGCGTCAGTACAATGGAGGCCGCGGCTCGGGCTTTGAGGTTTCTTGAACCGAATGGGCCTGAGATCGAGAGTAGGTTGCTCAATGTGTTGCGAGAAATGGTTAAATTCCAGGCTTCTCATCTAAAGCCCATGAAGCCTAGGCCCAAGTTGTTGAAAAAGGGTCAACCTAAAAAAGAATAA